From Polaribacter butkevichii, a single genomic window includes:
- a CDS encoding ABC transporter substrate-binding protein: protein MKNIGVLLPMSKAYPKMGKEFLNGLKLSLGEKVNLKIEGIGLATNSKSIINSFQKLVNQEDVLITTGLLGHYDLKDILDFVEGSEEPLIYSDMGATRPISLEGKNYVWCNSFDLYGSTSKLGEYLLNNGLNNIGISTCYYDTGYGFIEALEKTLYTDKKGKFAGHYITPIKPRKNEAQIMSQFAKEIKADAIFAFHNGIYAQEHATFLKESKIYKTTPLFTGPFTIEDKVLDQFPLIFDGARCLTTWSEIVASNENKVFIDKYQETYYKRPSIFALLGYENGLLIKDFLDEKTKPEETKLIGPRGSLKTNLLTKRTNFEQNLLELRYKNGKYHKLIKEKFKPYQYQIGTEKKNSIGGWHNAYLCH from the coding sequence GTGAAAAATATAGGCGTATTATTACCAATGTCAAAGGCATACCCTAAAATGGGAAAAGAGTTTCTAAATGGTTTAAAACTGTCTTTGGGAGAAAAAGTAAATCTTAAAATAGAAGGAATTGGTTTAGCAACTAACTCTAAATCAATTATTAATAGTTTTCAAAAATTAGTAAACCAAGAAGATGTTTTAATTACAACTGGCTTGTTAGGACATTATGATTTAAAGGATATTCTAGATTTTGTAGAAGGTAGCGAAGAACCTTTAATTTATTCAGATATGGGAGCTACAAGACCTATTTCGTTAGAAGGAAAAAACTACGTTTGGTGTAATTCTTTTGATCTTTATGGTTCTACTTCTAAATTAGGTGAATATTTATTAAATAACGGACTTAACAATATTGGTATTTCTACCTGTTACTATGATACTGGCTATGGTTTTATCGAAGCCCTAGAAAAAACACTTTATACTGATAAAAAAGGAAAATTTGCAGGACACTACATTACACCTATAAAACCACGTAAAAATGAAGCCCAAATTATGAGCCAATTTGCCAAAGAAATTAAAGCTGATGCTATTTTTGCTTTTCACAACGGTATTTACGCTCAAGAACACGCAACCTTTTTAAAAGAAAGTAAAATCTACAAAACAACTCCTTTATTTACTGGGCCATTTACAATAGAAGATAAAGTACTAGACCAGTTTCCGTTAATCTTTGATGGGGCAAGATGTTTAACAACTTGGTCTGAAATAGTAGCCTCTAATGAAAATAAAGTTTTTATCGATAAATACCAAGAAACATATTATAAACGTCCGTCTATATTTGCTTTATTAGGATATGAAAACGGACTCCTAATTAAAGATTTTTTAGACGAAAAAACAAAACCAGAAGAAACCAAATTAATTGGACCACGAGGATCTTTAAAAACAAATCTCTTAACAAAGAGAACTAATTTTGAGCAAAATCTTTTAGAGTTACGCTATAAAAATGGTAAATATCATAAACTCATTAAAGAAAAATTTAAACCTTATCAATATCAAATAGGTACAGAGAAAAAAAACAGCATAGGAGGATGGCACAATGCTTATCTATGCCATTAA
- a CDS encoding response regulator transcription factor yields the protein MMKKINIIIADDEELFRKGIRFLLEREENLTISYEAENGKKLIDFISTTTEKPDIILMDLKMPEINGVEATKVIHKKYPEIKIIALTSFDGKSFITNMIDVGASSYLLKNTSPKMVIHTINEVSKKGFYYDEKVLKIIHENIISSSGKRIKSDLDKKLLSKREIDVLELICDQYTTAEIADKLFISPRTVEGHRNNLLLKTQSKNVAGLVIYGIQKKLIEITPDFNL from the coding sequence ATGATGAAAAAAATTAATATTATAATTGCTGATGATGAAGAACTTTTTAGAAAAGGAATTCGTTTTTTATTAGAAAGAGAAGAAAATCTTACTATTTCTTACGAAGCAGAAAATGGCAAAAAACTAATAGACTTTATTTCTACTACTACAGAAAAGCCAGACATTATTTTAATGGATTTAAAAATGCCAGAAATAAATGGTGTAGAAGCCACTAAAGTTATCCATAAAAAATATCCAGAAATTAAAATAATTGCCCTAACTAGTTTCGATGGAAAATCTTTTATTACCAACATGATAGATGTTGGCGCTTCTTCTTACCTACTTAAAAATACGAGTCCTAAAATGGTCATTCATACCATTAATGAAGTAAGTAAAAAAGGGTTTTATTACGATGAAAAGGTATTAAAGATTATTCATGAGAATATTATTTCATCTAGTGGAAAACGTATAAAAAGCGATTTAGATAAAAAGCTGCTTTCTAAAAGAGAAATAGATGTATTAGAGTTAATTTGCGACCAATATACCACCGCAGAAATTGCAGACAAACTTTTTATAAGCCCTAGAACCGTAGAAGGGCATAGAAACAATTTACTTCTTAAAACACAATCTAAAAATGTAGCTGGTTTGGTTATTTACGGAATTCAAAAAAAATTAATAGAGATTACACCAGATTTTAATCTTTAA
- a CDS encoding phage tail protein, protein MDPFIGQIQPFGFNFAPRGWAKCDGQLIAISSNSALFSLLGTTFGGDGRTSFGLPDLRGRSIVHIGHGPGLSSINWGERGGTEQLYVTPANMPSHSHALVNGVANVDVYTTNNNNPTQESDNGTNTLGTSGSMPDIYRENPTTADKLGGVNISGATTATGGNIPIQSRNPFLGINVCIAEFGIFPSRS, encoded by the coding sequence ATGGATCCATTTATAGGACAAATTCAGCCGTTTGGTTTTAATTTTGCACCAAGAGGTTGGGCAAAATGCGACGGACAACTTATTGCTATTTCATCTAACTCTGCCTTGTTTTCTCTTTTAGGAACAACCTTTGGTGGAGATGGTAGAACATCTTTTGGGCTTCCAGATTTAAGAGGAAGAAGTATTGTACACATTGGTCACGGCCCAGGTTTAAGCTCAATTAACTGGGGAGAAAGAGGCGGAACAGAGCAACTTTACGTTACACCAGCAAACATGCCTTCTCATTCTCATGCTCTAGTTAATGGGGTTGCAAACGTAGATGTATATACTACAAATAATAATAACCCTACACAAGAATCAGATAACGGTACAAATACCCTTGGTACTTCTGGGAGTATGCCTGATATTTATAGAGAAAACCCAACAACAGCAGATAAATTAGGAGGAGTTAATATTTCTGGAGCAACAACAGCTACAGGAGGTAATATTCCCATACAAAGTAGAAATCCTTTTTTAGGTATTAACGTATGTATTGCAGAGTTTGGAATCTTTCCTTCTAGAAGCTAA